The Bubalus bubalis isolate 160015118507 breed Murrah chromosome 8, NDDB_SH_1, whole genome shotgun sequence sequence TCACAAGGCAATTCttgcctcattttttttcatttttatgcctaACTACTATTAAATCTTCCTACATACTACATTAATCTCTCAACATGATTTCCACATTGTCAAGCTTACCAGTTAGTCCAAAGTCATTTTTTTCCtagagaaaatgtttttctagagCACTCTTGTTTTTATGTTCCATGTTAGAAAACACTgtgaaacaggcccagagaggttcagtGTGCAAGTCAGGTGGTTAGTGTATAACAGCTGAAACTTACACCCAGGCAAGGCAGTCTGTCCCTTGCATTTATTATTGGTGTCTCTGCTAGGGAAACATTGACCAAAACCACTTGAGTTGGCCAAGCATTATGATAACTACTCATATAGTTGTCTCACGAAAGGAAGTTCTGATAAGGAATAAGATGACACTGCCAAAAACCAACCAGGAGAATTCAAAAGGGGCCTAAAGGAGCGAGGAGATGACAACTAATAATATTATCCTACCAATCTCCCACAATCCTTTGTGACGGAATCCATCCACTGAGAGATGTGCACACCACCAGGAAGGAGCCTATGTCAGACCAAATATAGGCCAAGTAAGATGACTGGCAAGAAACAACTGGGAAATTAACCCCaataccataaaacctgagacagTGAGCCACATGGTGCAGTTGTCCTGGGTTCCCTAACCCTACTGCACTCTGCCCAGACACCTCTTCCCAATAAAGTattttgcagggcttccctggtggctcagtggtaaagaatttgtctgccagtgtaggagacataggtttgaaccctggtccaggaagaccccacatgccatggagcaacaaagcctgtgcaccacaactactgagcttgtgctctaaaCCCAGGAACAGTACCTAATGagcatgctgcaactaccgaagtcCTCAtgccctagagctggtgctctgcaacaagagatgtcACCACAatcagaagcccacacaccacatgagggtagcccctactcactgcaactagagaaaagcccatgtagcagtgaagacccagcagagctaaaaataaattaatgaatttttaaacacCAAGAAAGTCTTTTGCTTTGTTGATACATATGTCTCCTTGAACAATTCATTTACAAATGTTAGACAAAAGCCCACTCTCGGGAGTTCCCCTTCCTACAACATCTTTATCAGTTATCAGTTGCCAAGATAATTATATGTAACAAACTACTGCAAAAACTCAGTCCTTCAAGAAACCATGAAaccattatttttcatgtttctgaGGTTGGCTAGGCTTAGTTGTGGCAGCTTATCAGAGCTAGATGGGTTCTATTTACCTGTGGGCTAGTCCAGGCATGTGCCCATTGGGACAGCAAAAATGCAAGAACAGATTCAATTGTGCAAGTACATTCAGCTTTTGATTATCACTTCCTCTTAATGTTCTGCTGATAAAGCAAAACATATGGCCAAATCAAAGTCAAGTGTCAGGAAAATTCAGTCCCCCTGTgtgtggcaggggagggggcagggagtggAGATTGGCAGGGGTGTGGGTGCCGGGGAAGAGTAGGAAGTGATTATTGATTAACAATAACTGGAGTTACCACATTGATTAGCCTGCATACAAGGTGGAAATACTTTTGTTACAGAGTCTAATTCATTTTGGAGCATAAAGGCAAGTCATTTACAAACATTCTTATAAAAGCGTCAGAATAAAGCAATAACTGtatataaatgacaaaagacttaaaaGCATGGCTAAAGATTTAATTACAATGCAATTGTTAAGAAAATTTGGCTACTTCTGTGACAGAcgacattttaagataataactagaattatgactgaCAACATACCAGGACATTTCAAATTTtaggaatttcatataatttctagaacatttatattaataatattcattCATATAATGAATGAATAACTAAGAAGTTTATCATTACTCATTTGACAATGTTTCCTATATAATTTGACATACAAAATCAGCCTAATTTgagggccctctgaagcatctcAAAGTTAACTAGAGGCCAAAATAACTTCATTTAGAATTTGACTTGAGaaagtttgcaaaaaaaaaaaaaaaaaataccaaaaggtTTTAAATGTTTGGTCAAGTAGGATCATAAGTCACTGTGAAACAGTATTTATTCACTTAACCAAAGTGACAATAAAGGATTCCAAAGACAAATGCAGAAAGTTGCAACAGATTAGTTAAAGGGTAAAGAAACTTCACAATCTGTTATCAAAAGAGgtcaatattttaagaaaagtttgTCTTCTCATCAGAGGAAAAAACCCCCAAATTCCAGTTttgcatcatttcatttttaatattaaaattcacTCATTTGATTAAATTCAATCTAATATCAGTTGGTTTTAATCACACATGAAATTCTTTtatcaaaagacaaaaactaatgtctataaatatatatagggcttccctggtaactcagctgttatatatatatatatatatatacacatatacatatataccatttAGTAGTACAGCATTTCAATAaagcacaaaatatatttattaaaagccTCAAACATATTTAGTTTTTCTGTAATAAGACATCAAAAGTAAATAACATAAACTTCTTTAGCaatgtttcagtattttatcttATCAAAAATGATCTAGAAAGTCAATAAATTTCATCAGTTAATTTAGCAGAACTTAAAAGTTTCAAGTCACCAAAAATCTGGAGAAACTATTTTTAGATAGACATATGATGAAACATAATTATCCATAAAGACTTCacccaaaaatatttttctcatttatctctTTATTACTTCTGAAAATATCATCATACTGTTAACTTTCTTGTTAACAAATTTTGTAACAgaaatgcatgctgctgctgctgctgctgctaagtcgcttcagtcatgtccgactctgcgcaaccccatagacggcagcccaccaggctccccccgtccctgggattctccagagatgcatgcatgcatacagtcatgtccgactctctgcaaccccatggactgtagcccactcttctgtccatagtattttcctggcaagaacaccagagtggactgccatgtccttctccacgTAATAGAGATAACATGAGCTTATTGACTTTCAGCTAATGTAGGTACAATTATACTTAATATTGATGACTTAAAAACATATTCATATTAATTAAGGCATCAACTTATTCTCATTCATTAAAGATTAATCCTAGATCATGTGATCTTTTTAAACTTTGGGCTAGTCTAATTACACTTAGAAATATTTGACTTGTAAGTGCTTACTTTAAGTCAGTTAAATAGAGctcttttacaaattaattttgataaCACCATCAGGTGTTAGGCACATTTCATATGTACAATAATCACACAGACATACTTACATATAGATAGACATAGACAGAGATCTCATAGTTTTTCTgcttgagttttttaaaattttttcacatcttttttgtttttatttttttaaattaatttattttaattggaggctaattactttacaatattgtagtggtttttgccatacactgacatgaatcagccacgggtgtacatctgtttcccatcctgaaccccgctcccacttcctttcccatcccatccctctgggtcatcccagtgcaccagccctgagcaccctgtctcatgcattgaacatggactggcaatctgcttcacatatgataatatacatgtttcaatgctattctgtcaggtcatcccaccctcaccttcttctACAGAGTCcaatagactgttctatacatctgtgtctctcttgctatctcgcatatagggttattgttaccatctttctaaattccgtatatatgcattagtatactgtattggtgtttttctttttgacttgcttcactctgtataataggctccagtttcatccacctcattagaactgattcaaatgtattctttttaatggctgagtaatattccactgtgtatatgtaccacaactttcttatccattcgtctgccgatggacatctaggttgcttccatgtcctagctattgtaaacagtgctgcgatgaacattggggtacatgtgtctctttcaactctggtttcatcggtgtgtatgcccagcagtgggattgctgggtcgtatggcagttctatttccagttttttaaggaatctccacactgttctccatagtggctgtactagtttgcattcccaccaacagtgtaagagggttcccttttctccacaccctctccagcatttattttttgtagactttttgatagcagtcatggcatgaaatggtacctcattgtagttttgatttgcatttctctgataatgagtgatgctgagcatcttttcatatgttttttagccatctgcacgtcttctctggagaaatgtctgtttagttctttggcccattttttgattgggttgtttatttttctggaattgagctgcaggagttgcttgtatatttttgagattaattctttgtcagttgcttcatttgctattattttctcccattctgaaggctgtcttttcaccctgcttatagtttcctttgttgtctGCTTGAGTTTTAAAAggcatctttttccttttttcctctttcaatttTAGGTTCTACTTTGAACAAAAGCTCAGGTGATGTGGGCTTAGTTTACTTTTCAATGACATGATAAGAGTTATAACTTCAAGTTTCCGCCTTAGGAACACTTCTGTTCTCTCAAGGTCAGAATTTTGAAACAGATGTTTTATCAAGATAGCTGTCTCTACAATTTTGAAATATCGAAAGAGTTCCATCCTGGTTGTTTAGGAGTAAGATaagggaacttctctggtggttcagtggttaagaatttacctgacaatgcaggagacatgggtttgatccctggtctgggaagaagtCCAAacttcacaactactgagcccacgagcctagaacctgtgctccacagcaagaagcCACCAGAACGAGAAGCCTGCATTGCGTACTGTAAGGAAGAGTAGCCTggcttactgcaactagagaaagcctgaccACTGCAACAAAGCCATAGtgcaggcaaaaaataaatacattaaaaaaaaaagggaaaatgattaTTTATTAGCCCATTTCCAGGTAAGGGATCTGGGAGCAAGAGCTGGGTTCCATGTTCCATTTAGTGGGAAGAAAAGGCAGCAGAAACCTGCCACTGCTCtgactgaaggaggaaacagaacaggtctatcttgaaagcaggtcTCCTTCTTGGGTGGACTGTGGACTTATATGCCCAGTATATTTGGAAACGACATacaaactggaaaaccaggcccccagaaggaagagccccagggctctctgtgcctaaacacacacacacagaagtcgctcagtcgtgtccaactctttgcgaccccatggattgtagcccaccaggctcctcggtccatgggattttccaggcatgaatactggagtgggttgccgtttccttctccaggggatcgtcctgacccagggatcgaacccgggtcttccgcattgtaggcagacgctttaccatctgagctaccagggaagtccatcaaaaACACAGAAGAGTAGTAGTAAGTTTCAAAAGGATGTCAGCTGAGATCTTTTATAGATGAAATTTACTTCCTAGAAGTCAACTCACCAATTATATGCACAGCTGGAGACAAGAGGCTGCAAAAAAAGGTCCAACTGGAAAATATCTCGGGTACCCAATTAGATCCAGTtattctgcatctgtggatttaAAATGATCATCATCCACGGTGGAATAGATGTGTCCCTCGTTGCTTAGAAAATCCACAGCTAGCTTGATTGAGGCTACGGACATGTGCTGGAGTTGGTTCTTGAGATCCTGAAAGTTCAGTCCTTCAGGTTTTGGGCAAGCCTTGATCAAATTCAGCACCTGGTTCTGGGCCACAGTGAGGCCATTTGCTGGTATGAAGTTATTCCCACTGAAGTTCCCAGCTTCACCCATTCCTGGATTGCTGATAGGCGCTCTCCCTGCTGAAGGCTGGCTGTTCGACTTGCTCAGCAACATGTGCGCATTGACTACTTCCAGAATACGTGTGGTGAACTCATTCATATCCTCCAGAGGCATAATCTTAAAGGCTACCAGGCTTTTATTATTCTGGAAAGATCTCAGATGACCAGCCACTTTCACATATGTTTCTGGAGGGACCACAGTGTTTCCACTGCTGGCATCATCTGTGTCAACCCACTGGCGAACATCCATGGGTGCAGCTGTCATGCCATCTATCTTGTAAACAATGTTGGTTGCAGCCTTCTCTGCATTTCTGATAATCCGCACAATAGTGACCTGTGAAATCTCAACATTTCCAATTCTGAATACTTCATCAACCAGAGTAGCACAAAGCAGCTGAGATATGGTACAGGGTACAATGTGCTGAGCTCGAGCTCTGGATTTCTTTTCGGCCTGGGAAGCTGTTGGAGATTCAAAGCCCCCAGGGGACTGTGTGTAGCCGCAGGCTCCCCCGAAAGAGGAGGTGCTATAGCTTTCAAATCCACtgtgcctaaaagaataccctaattatctgtgtaaccgaatagaatcatacattctattatgcttattgggatatgaccacaggcctattgataattgtccactgttaactacctaggcttaaggcatgtGATCATGGTTAACTTtgattatatctttctttttcctttgttcagactagtttcagggaagcttatacacttagggtatataaggttttcacaaaactgATCGGGgcccttggctaagaggagactctgccttgggccactggtgtaataaactgcacccCACTAtttgcattgtccttctgagtgagtttgtttcccgaaACGCGTGGCTACAACGTGACTACACATCTTTGTGCTCACGAAACCTTGCTCCTCCTCCTGGAGGAAGGacccagggctgggagggagcaGCTGGCTTTACTCTCAGCTGGCCTATGAGTTGAACTGATGTAAgacagcatgtgtgcatgcttggtcatgtccaactctttgcgaccccatggactgtagcctgccaaactcctctgtctatgggattttccaggtaagactactggagtgggttgccacttctcccttccagggatcttcctgacccagggatcgaatttgcaTCTCCTatggttcctgcattggcaggcaggttctttaccgcttgagccacctgagaaaacTGACATGAGAGAGATTAATGGGAAAATCAAACACAAGtttaataatgcatatatatgggagaATTGAGTAACTGGACAAAATGTCTGAAGCATAAGAGAATGTTGCTTTAAGAGCCCTCACCTAAGAGGATGTTGGTTTTGTGGTTATAGccttcagagaagagaaaggcaattcacagggagatggaaaagcaaatgtttggtaaacacaTGTTTACTGGGCCCTGCAGAGACCATGGGTCACACAGCAGGCTGATCTCTAGGCCCTTCAAAGTTTTCTCCACCACACCTAATCCATAGTCTTTGCAGATATTTCTGGTGATAGCTCTGTCCTCAAAATAGTTTACTTATCTCAATTTTTTTAGGCAGTTAAGAGGGAAGTAGCAAGAAAAGTTTccagttttctgtttcttataaaCCTCATGCCAAAGGGGCATTTTGAGGTAGCAAAGTTTGCTCCCTTACTGTaaacaattttcttatttctaaccATGAATTCCTACAGAAAATATGTGACATCAAAATCATATTTCAATGCAATAATGAGTAtatcaaaatatttcaatttgttgTGGTTTTTTTGCTAATTATTCTAATTCTCTTTGTAGGTTTTGAATTTTGTGTCATATAAATGAGCATATccatttgaaaaaggaaatgttataaaaaataaaatttagctaATTCATTTGAACCTTAAAACAGAGCATTAAAATATCTTTCTCTTAGATCACATAAATATTTGAGtgataaaaatacataattcaaTTTTACTCCTAATTAATATTCCTAGAGTTAAACCATGCCCATACTTTACAAATTTATAGGaggcatatttaaaaaatatgctacTATGACATGCTAAAGTAGCCATTCTTTAGGGATGGTTAAAAGATatataatatcttttaaataaataaataatacaatacaATCTAAATAAATACAGTCAGGAAAACGAGGTCATTTTATACTTcttgttgtgcttagttgcttcagctgtgcccaactttgtgtgaccccatgaactgtagcctgccaggctcctctgtccatggaattttccaggcaagaatactggaatgagtggccatttcctcttcctgggaatctttctgacccttcCCTCTTTCTTATTTGTACTTTGATAGCCTGGGGTTAAGtggatttttcacttttttttttttttttgacaatatGGAAATAGGACAGGTACCAGGACTCTTCCTTTTAGGTTGGTTTGTCAGTAAATTGTAGCCCACGGTGGTCTGCGACAGGCTCAGAGTCAGATCATATACAATCTCTCTGGGGTAGAAAAATAGGAGTTCACTAATAGGACAGTAAAATAAATAGGATTCAGAGTCATTAGACCTGGGATTTCACACGGTACATTTGTGCCCTCCTGGAGAAGTGTCCTTGACTTAGCTCTGATCATAGTGCTTCCCTGCAAACTGCAACTAGAAGGGGTGTCTTACCTCTTCTGCTAAAATTATACACTCTGAAATCCAGCCTGTAGCTGCCTGAGGGAGAGTCATAGAGGGCCGGGAACCAACCGTCTGTGTGCCTTGCTGGAAGCACTGCTTCAGCTTATTTGCTGAACCCAGGTCCTGGAACTTGCCAGCACCAATCTTTCAATTTGGTTATTCCCTCCTGGGAACAGATTGAAATCGCTCAAATCTGCCTTGTGTTGAGATTACTCCTAAAGCCACTTCATTTGCAATTGCCAGTAGCTGCCTTGCGCCTCTTGGTGGGTGTGAAAATCTTCGGATCATCGTGGTACTTAGGATAATTTTTTGACAGCTGCACTTTCTGGAGAGTGGGCCAAACAAAGGCCCCCAGGCACCCCAGCGCCCCTCCAGGGAGCAGGTTGGTAACCTCGGTGACCCAAGGTTAGACAGTTTCCATTCACAGGTACCTTGAGGTTCTTTTCAACCTCACCGCACCCTGAACCAGTACCTTACCAAGGTTATTGGGTGCCTTTGATCTTTAAATATCACACAATATaaacaaaacatttgaaaacaggAAGTAAGCCAGAAACTGGCACAGTGAATGTTTATTgagataataaaataagaaaaataaattatgcaagctatctgttttatgtagAGTACAGCAAAGGCAGGAGAAGTTTTTACATGTGGCAGTTCTGTCAGTTGTGACAAGATTATGTTTTAGTTAGAAATATcaagtcctggggatgtaatgAACAACATGCTGaccatagttaataatactggaCTGCATATTTACaacttgctaagagagtaaatcttcaaaggtctcatcacaagaaaaagaaaatgtgtaactATCTGTGGGGCAGATGCTAACGGttcttattgtggtgatcactttgcaatatatatatataaatatagaatcaTTATGTTTACACATGAAATTAATatattgtatgttaattttatctcagtaaaaacatatctgtatatatgtgtatatacacacacacacacacacacacatatatatatatatatatatacacacacacataaagataaagagaaaaagaaaaaaaaaggttgaggATGATGTAGTGTTTCATTTCCCACATACTCAAGACTAAAATCTTACCATCACAGCCCCTCCTATCCCTCTTTTGCTGTATCCATTAATTTTCCAGAACCTACTTTTTGAGTAACTTTCTCCTGTCCACTCTGCCACAGCCTAACTCAGACCTTCAGCATTTCTTATCTGAATTATCACATTGGCCTCCTGGTTTCTCTGTCATTTCCTAGTCTCTCCCTGCTAATCAGAGTAGTCTTTTTAAAACCCATATCTGCTTTCAGATGGCTCACTCTCCTGTTTCAACTGATAGCCAATATCCACAGGCTAAATCCAGTCTTGGCCTGGACTACACACCTCTCCCATCTCCTGATCCCTATTGCAGTCTTACCTTGCAGCCACTCCTCCTTTGATGTCCTTCCTCCCTGATCCTGCAGGAATACACCCTCtgctccccttccccatcccagtGAACTTTTTGTCCTTATGTTTGATCTAGGACAGGATTTGTCTGCAAAAAGTGCAGTTACCTATGCCCTTGTGGTTACAGAAAAAGGGTACTTAATACCCCCTCTCATCAATAAACAGCATGATTCCAAACagacttttaaagaaatcttATGAATGTGGGATTTTGAGATAGATACATGTATtatttatgagttttttttttttttttagtctaacCCCAGTAGgtaaaaatgtacttaaaaattCCTATTAAGAAATGCCCCCTGGAATTTAAATGAGGTTAGATCCGGTCCATGAGAGGAAGTTCACTCTCCCACACAATAAACAAAACACATAACAAAGGCTAATGCTACTTATGGAACAATTTTTCATCCCTGAAAAATCATAGCTaagcctttcttttttaattgaagccaatttcttttattttttaaattattaatattaatcagAGGACTACCATTTTACCATGTTATGCTGGTTTCTGCAATGAACTGAAGAGTCAGTTTACACATTTACATACTCAATTTTAAGTTTACCTATTCaatctctggcttccctggtggctccaaggTAAAGGATCcgtctgccaaagcagga is a genomic window containing:
- the LOC102391170 gene encoding replication protein A 32 kDa subunit-like, with the translated sequence MGKGSRGCIPAGSGRKDIKGGVAARHSGFESYSTSSFGGACGYTQSPGGFESPTASQAEKKSRARAQHIVPCTISQLLCATLVDEVFRIGNVEISQVTIVRIIRNAEKAATNIVYKIDGMTAAPMDVRQWVDTDDASSGNTVVPPETYVKVAGHLRSFQNNKSLVAFKIMPLEDMNEFTTRILEVVNAHMLLSKSNSQPSAGRAPISNPGMGEAGNFSGNNFIPANGLTVAQNQVLNLIKACPKPEGLNFQDLKNQLQHMSVASIKLAVDFLSNEGHIYSTVDDDHFKSTDAE